GCGATGCGCACAGCACAAACCGGAACGGCCCCAGCTTGCGCGCCATCAAGGTCGAATCCGCCAGGCCGCCGCTGCGGATGACCACGTCGAAGCCCTCTTCGATCACGTCCACCAGATGGTCATTGAAATCCAGCTCCAGCTCGATCTCGGGGTAGGCTTTGCGGAACGCCATCATGTGGGGAAAGAGGAACCGATAGCCGATGGTGGGCAGGCTGACCCGCAGCTTGCCCCGGGGCGCTTGCATCGCATGCGAAAGCATGGCGCGGGCGTCTTGCAGGTCGTCGAGAATTTTCCGACAGCGCTCGTAGAACAGTTGGCCTTCGGCGGTGAGGCTGACCTTGCGCGTGCTGCGGTGCAACAGCCGCACATTCAGCGACGCTTCAAGCCTGGCGACATTCTTGCCCACCGCCGAGGCGGAAATCCCCATCGCCCGCGCAGCGCCGGTGAAGCTCAGGGCCTCTGCCGTTTTTACGAAGGCGATCACACCGCTCAGGTTGTCCGTCACGTCATTGCATCCATCAAGTCCGTTATGAACGGAATGTAAGCCCGTTTATCCAAGATTGCATCCTGATTAGAGTCTTTAAATCTTCAGACCTGCGGGAATGCCCCATGAACACCACACATAAATCCGTGCCCGCCCATGGCCGATACTCCATCCTCGCCGCCATTTGCCTGGCGGCCCTGGTATTGCCCATGAGCTTTACCGGCGGCGCCGTCGCCACGCCCTATATCGGCCAGGCGTTTGCCGCCCAGCCAAGCCAACTGGCGTGGATCACCAATGCGTTCATGCTGAGTTTCGGCAGCCTGTTGATGGCGGCCGGCACGCTCGCCGACCTGTATGGGAGAAAGCGCTTGTTCCTGTGGGGCATGGCGCTGTTTACCGTGGTCTCCGTGCTGCTGGCAGTGGCACCGGGGATTTTCTGGCTGGATGTGTTGCGTGGCGTGCAGGGCGTCGCGGCGGCCACAGCGTTGGCCAGTGGCTGCGCAGCGCTGGCCCAGGAATTCGATGGCCACGCCCGCACCCGCGCCTTCAGCCTGCTGGGCACCACATTTGGTGCAGGCCTGGCGTTTGGGCCATTGCTGTCGGGGTTACTGATTGAGCACTGGGGCTGGCGGGCGATTTTCCTCGGCACCGCGCTATTGGCCGGTATTTCGTTATTGTTTGCCGCGCCCAAAATGCGTGAAAGCCGCGACCCGCAGGCGCTGCGGTTGGACACCGCCGGCGTGCTGACGTTTTCGGCGATGCTGGTGGCCCTGACCACGGCGGTGATCCTCGCCCCGGAGCACGGCTGGGCGTCGCCGCTGGTTGATGCTCTTCTGGCTGCGGCGGCGGTGTTTTTGCTGATATTTATTTTCGTGGAAAACCGCTCAAGCCAGCCGATGCTGGAGCTACGACTGTTTCGCTTCCCGCGTTTTATCGGCGTGCAACTCCTGCCGATCGGCACCTGTTACTGCTACATCGTGCTGATCGTGTTGCTGCCCCTGCGGTTTATCGGCGTGGAAGGTGCCAGTGCGCTGGATGCAGGCCTGATGATGCTGGCACTGTCGGCGCCGATGCTGATGGTGCCGATGATTGCGGCTTCGCTGACACGCTGGGCGTCGGCGGGCGTGCTGTGTGCGATTGGCTTACTGATAGCGGCGGTGGGCCTGTGGGGGTTAAGCCTGGCCGACCGGCCTGCGCACACCGTTGCCGCGATGCTGGTCATCGGGATAGGCACGGGGTTGCCGTGGGGTTTGATGGATGGATTGGCGATCAGCGTGGTACCGAAAGAACGCGCGGGAATGGCCGCGGGGATTTTCAATACGACGCGCGTTGCCAGTGAAGGCGTGGCGTTGGCGATCACCATGGCGGTGTTGGGCGCATTGGTTGCACACCACTTGCCGGGCAGCGCAACCGGGGATGTTTCAGTGATTGCACAAGCGCTGGTGATGGGCAATGTCCTGCAGGCCGGCACGACGATTCCGCTGGCGGAATTGCGCGCGGCCTACACGGCCGGGTTCAACACATTGCTACAACTACTGGCCGGTTTCACGGCGGT
This genomic window from Pseudomonas sp. Bout1 contains:
- a CDS encoding LysR family transcriptional regulator gives rise to the protein MTDNLSGVIAFVKTAEALSFTGAARAMGISASAVGKNVARLEASLNVRLLHRSTRKVSLTAEGQLFYERCRKILDDLQDARAMLSHAMQAPRGKLRVSLPTIGYRFLFPHMMAFRKAYPEIELELDFNDHLVDVIEEGFDVVIRSGGLADSTLMARKLGPFRFVLCASPQYLRDNGRPESLGDLEHHPCLRYRFATTGKIMDWTLTANPAITQLRLPTALTLNNMEAMLRAAMDGHGIAYVPDFLAREALAQGQLETLLDDHTDDQGQFWALWPSSRHLSPKIRVFVDFAAAHLFTAPPTGSPPATR
- a CDS encoding MFS transporter produces the protein MNTTHKSVPAHGRYSILAAICLAALVLPMSFTGGAVATPYIGQAFAAQPSQLAWITNAFMLSFGSLLMAAGTLADLYGRKRLFLWGMALFTVVSVLLAVAPGIFWLDVLRGVQGVAAATALASGCAALAQEFDGHARTRAFSLLGTTFGAGLAFGPLLSGLLIEHWGWRAIFLGTALLAGISLLFAAPKMRESRDPQALRLDTAGVLTFSAMLVALTTAVILAPEHGWASPLVDALLAAAAVFLLIFIFVENRSSQPMLELRLFRFPRFIGVQLLPIGTCYCYIVLIVLLPLRFIGVEGASALDAGLMMLALSAPMLMVPMIAASLTRWASAGVLCAIGLLIAAVGLWGLSLADRPAHTVAAMLVIGIGTGLPWGLMDGLAISVVPKERAGMAAGIFNTTRVASEGVALAITMAVLGALVAHHLPGSATGDVSVIAQALVMGNVLQAGTTIPLAELRAAYTAGFNTLLQLLAGFTAVTALVVLVFLRRQDALDGSNTKKMEECAHDYSKKMA